The DNA segment GAGCCGATCCTCGTCGACGGGCGGACCGGCGTCGGCCGTCGCGTGCAGGCGGCTGCGCTCCGGAAGCGGTTGGCCGCGCCGCAGCCGCCCCGTGAGCCGTCCCCAGCCCAGCGGGCTCCACACCAGTGCACCGACGCCCTCGGCGAGGCCGAGCGGCATCAGTTCCCATTCGTAGTCCCGGCCGACGAGCGAGTAGTACACCTGGTGCGCGATGAGGCGCGTGCGGTGGGCGCGGTCGGCGACCGCCAGCGATTTCATCAGCTGCCACCCCGAGAAGTTCGACACGCCCGTGTAGCGGACCTTGCCCTGAGCGACCAGCGTGTCGAGGGTCTGCACCACTTCCTCGATCGGTGTGGCCGCGTCGAATCCGTGGAGTTGGAACAGATCGATGCGGTCGGTGCGCAGACGGCGCAGCGCGTCGTCAACCGCACGCAGCAACCGGGTTCGCGACGTACCCCAGCCCGTGGAGGTTGGCAGTGCGGCCTTGGTGGAGATGAGCACCTGGTCGCGCCGGCCGCGCAGGGCTTCGCCGAGCACCTCCTCCGAGGCGCCGTCGGAGTACACGTCCGCGGTGTCGAACAGCGTGACGCCGGCCTCCAGGCACATGTCGACGAGGCGGCGGGCGCCGTCGACACCGGTGTTTCCCCAGGCGCCGAAGAAGTCCCCGACACCGCCGAATGTTGCGCGCCGAAACTGATCTCGGAGACCGTGAGGCCCGATTCGCCAACCCGTCGATATTCCATGATTCTCCTTAATGGAACTGCTGTCTCGATAACGCTAACCGACGTTGATGGGAATTCATTCCCGTTAGTCTGGTGGGCGTGATGCAGCAGCGGGCGCGGCGGCCGGGTGGACGCACCGCGGCCGTGCGCACCGCCGTGCTGCGCGCCGCCGAGGACCTCCTCGTCGAGGGCGGGCTGCACGCACTGGAGTTGACGGCGGTGGCCGAGAAGGCCGGCGTCGGGAAGTCGACGGTGTACCGGCGGTGGTCGACCGTGCCGGTACTGGTCGCCGACGTGCTGCACGAGATGGCCGAACAGTCCGTGTCGCGGGCGCGGACCGGCACGTTGGACGGCGATCTGCGGGCGAACGCCCGCCTCGTGCGGCGCACGCTGATCGATCCCCGCCAGGGCAGGCTCTTCGGCGCCGTCATCGCCGCGGCGACTTACGACCCGCGGACGGCCGAGGCGCTCGAGCAGTTCTACGAACGCCGCGTCGCGGAGTGGTCGGGATGCGTCACCGATGCGGTGGCCCGCGGTGAGGCGCCGGCGCGCACCGACGGCGCTGCGGTCATCCGGCATCTGTCCGCGCCGCTGTACCACCAGTTCCTCACGACGACGACGCCGTTGAGCACGCGCGACGCCGACCGGACGGTGGCGGCCACCCTGGCCGCCGTCGCCGCCGGGGTGTTCGTCGTCAGCAAACGGAGAACGGGTGGTTCCCGTTCGTCCGACCTGGGTACCTAGGGACGGTGGAAAAGCTGCGGATCCTGGTCACCGGTGCCACCGGATATGTCGGATCGCGGCTGGTCAGCGCACTTGTCGACGTGGGTGCGGACGTGGTGGTGGCCAGCCGGAACCCCGCCCGGTTGCGCGCCTTCGGGTGGTATGACGATGTGACATGCGTCGCACTCGACGCGCAGCAACCCGAATCGGTGAAGCGGGCGCTGGCCGAGGCCGGGCACGTCGACGTCATCTACTACCTCGTCCACGCGATCGGGCAGCCCGACTTCCGGGACACCGACAACCGGGCCGCCACCAACGTCGCCGAGGCCGCACGAGACGCCGGCGTCGGGCGGATCGTCTACCTCGGCGGTTTCGTGCCCACCGACGAGACCCTCTCCGAACACCTCGCGGGCCGCGCCGAGGTCGCCGAGGCGCTGACCGTGCCGGGCGGACCCGATGTGGTGTGGCTGGGTGCGGCGATCATCATCGGCGCCGGATCCACGTCGTTCGAAATGCTGCGGTACGTGGGGGATCGATTCCTGGTGCTGCCGATGCCGAAGTGGGCCTCCAACCCGATCGACCCGATCAGCATCCGCGATGCGCTGCACTATCTGGTGGCCGCCGCCGACACCGAGAAGGTTCCCGCGGGCGCCTACGACATCCGCGGGCCCGAGACCACCACCTACGGCGAGCTGCTGCAGAAGTACGCGCGGCTGGCCGGCAGGCGGCGTGCACCGCTGCCGGTGCGCG comes from the Mycolicibacterium litorale genome and includes:
- a CDS encoding TetR/AcrR family transcriptional regulator, with protein sequence MQQRARRPGGRTAAVRTAVLRAAEDLLVEGGLHALELTAVAEKAGVGKSTVYRRWSTVPVLVADVLHEMAEQSVSRARTGTLDGDLRANARLVRRTLIDPRQGRLFGAVIAAATYDPRTAEALEQFYERRVAEWSGCVTDAVARGEAPARTDGAAVIRHLSAPLYHQFLTTTTPLSTRDADRTVAATLAAVAAGVFVVSKRRTGGSRSSDLGT
- a CDS encoding NAD(P)H-binding protein, producing MEKLRILVTGATGYVGSRLVSALVDVGADVVVASRNPARLRAFGWYDDVTCVALDAQQPESVKRALAEAGHVDVIYYLVHAIGQPDFRDTDNRAATNVAEAARDAGVGRIVYLGGFVPTDETLSEHLAGRAEVAEALTVPGGPDVVWLGAAIIIGAGSTSFEMLRYVGDRFLVLPMPKWASNPIDPISIRDALHYLVAAADTEKVPAGAYDIRGPETTTYGELLQKYARLAGRRRAPLPVRGIDTTVVSQLSGLVLPVPGGLAGDLIESLDHPMTASKDGLQEIVADPPGGLTGIDDAIRRSLSPQRPRPVNTLVDVHHLADTDPDWAGGDNERITRLIRPVTPPLARPALGLLGLVPGPVAAAVRTGLDTLVNLVPKGHSA